A genomic region of Rhodococcus pyridinivorans contains the following coding sequences:
- a CDS encoding NDMA-dependent alcohol dehydrogenase, with translation MKTKGAVLWGIDEPWSVEEIDLGDPVAGEVQIRMEAAGMCHSDHHIVTGATPMPSFPAMGGHEGSGVITKVGEGVVGLEVGDHVVLSFIPACGRCPSCSSGHSNLCDLGAGLLGGQAISDGTYRIQARGENVIAMCLLGTFSPYMTVNQSQVVKIDKDVPFELAALVGCGVPTGWGSATNIAEVKAGDSVAIIGVGGVGMSALQGAVASGARHVFAIDPEPWKREQALKFGATHTYASIEEAIVPIMEITWGRMCHSTIITVGEMKGELVDPALTLTAKGGRCVVTAMGYMSDMDVKLNSFLLSMLQKDLKGNIFGGCNARVDIPNLLDLYKSGQLNLADMVTRTYTLEQINDGYRDMLEGRNIRGVIRYTEADW, from the coding sequence ATGAAGACCAAGGGTGCAGTGCTGTGGGGCATCGACGAACCGTGGTCCGTCGAGGAGATCGACCTCGGCGATCCCGTCGCGGGCGAAGTGCAGATCCGCATGGAAGCCGCCGGCATGTGCCATTCCGACCATCACATCGTCACGGGCGCAACCCCGATGCCGTCCTTCCCCGCCATGGGTGGTCACGAGGGCTCGGGCGTGATCACCAAGGTCGGTGAGGGTGTGGTGGGTCTCGAGGTGGGCGACCACGTCGTGCTGTCCTTCATCCCTGCGTGCGGACGGTGTCCGTCCTGTTCCTCGGGGCACTCGAATCTGTGCGACCTCGGGGCGGGACTGCTCGGCGGCCAGGCGATCTCCGACGGCACCTACCGCATCCAGGCCCGCGGCGAGAACGTGATCGCGATGTGCCTCCTCGGCACCTTCTCGCCGTACATGACGGTCAACCAGAGCCAGGTCGTCAAGATCGACAAGGACGTACCCTTCGAGCTCGCGGCGCTGGTCGGCTGCGGCGTGCCCACCGGCTGGGGTTCGGCGACGAACATCGCCGAGGTCAAGGCCGGCGACTCGGTCGCCATCATCGGCGTCGGCGGTGTCGGCATGAGCGCTCTGCAGGGCGCCGTCGCCTCGGGTGCGCGCCACGTGTTCGCGATCGACCCGGAGCCGTGGAAGCGGGAGCAGGCGCTCAAGTTCGGTGCCACCCACACCTACGCCTCCATCGAGGAGGCCATCGTGCCCATCATGGAGATCACGTGGGGCCGCATGTGCCACTCGACGATCATCACCGTGGGCGAGATGAAGGGCGAGCTGGTCGATCCGGCACTGACACTCACGGCCAAGGGCGGCCGGTGCGTCGTCACGGCGATGGGCTACATGTCCGACATGGACGTCAAGCTCAACTCGTTCCTGCTCTCGATGCTGCAGAAGGACCTCAAGGGCAACATCTTCGGTGGCTGCAACGCGCGGGTGGACATCCCCAACCTGCTCGACCTGTACAAGTCCGGTCAACTGAACCTGGCCGACATGGTCACGCGTACCTACACCCTCGAGCAGATCAACGACGGATACCGGGACATGCTCGAGGGCAGGAACATCCGCGGCGTCATCCGCTACACCGAAGCCGACTGGTGA
- a CDS encoding serine hydrolase domain-containing protein: MHSLDLLSDWPVDRSAAAVVTRDGGTVASRGDLDEVFPLASVTKPLVAYAALVAVEEGAIELDQPAGPAGSTVRHLLAHASGLAFGERTVQTEPERKRIYSSAGFEVLAELVETETGIEFPEYLRQAVFEPLGMPSSSLPGPAGHGAQSSVADLALFARELLDPVLVSRETLTEATSVQFPGLNGLVPGYGMFKPNDWGLGFEIRGEKNPHWTAPGNSPRTFGHFGQSGTFIWVDPEISVAAVVLTDRAFGDWAKPLWPALGDAIITEFT; encoded by the coding sequence GTGCACAGCCTCGATCTGCTCAGCGACTGGCCTGTCGACCGTTCCGCCGCCGCGGTGGTGACCCGCGACGGCGGAACGGTCGCGTCCAGGGGAGACCTCGACGAGGTCTTCCCACTCGCATCCGTGACGAAGCCGCTCGTGGCGTACGCCGCGCTGGTGGCCGTCGAGGAGGGCGCGATCGAGCTCGACCAGCCCGCGGGCCCCGCGGGGTCGACGGTGCGCCACCTGCTCGCCCACGCCTCCGGTCTGGCGTTCGGTGAGCGCACCGTGCAGACCGAACCCGAACGCAAGCGGATCTACTCGAGTGCGGGCTTCGAAGTGCTTGCCGAACTCGTCGAGACGGAAACCGGTATCGAGTTCCCGGAATACCTCCGGCAAGCGGTCTTCGAGCCGCTCGGCATGCCGTCCTCGTCCCTGCCGGGGCCGGCGGGTCACGGGGCGCAGTCGTCGGTCGCCGATCTCGCGTTGTTCGCGCGCGAGCTGCTCGACCCCGTGCTGGTCTCGCGCGAAACCCTCACCGAGGCGACCAGCGTGCAGTTTCCGGGTCTGAACGGACTCGTGCCCGGCTACGGGATGTTCAAGCCCAACGACTGGGGTCTCGGATTCGAGATCCGGGGCGAAAAGAACCCGCATTGGACCGCTCCCGGTAATTCACCGCGTACTTTCGGTCATTTCGGTCAATCGGGCACATTCATTTGGGTAGATCCCGAAATTTCCGTCGCCGCTGTGGTACTTACTGATCGTGCGTTCGGAGACTGGGCCAAACCGCTCTGGCCTGCCCTCGGAGACGCGATCATCACCGAATTCACATGA
- a CDS encoding DUF3145 domain-containing protein produces MRASNQFADATAGVIYVHSSPAAVCPHIEWALADILDCRPDLSWTGQPAAPGLLRTCVDWVGPVGTAARLADVLRSWPMLRFEITENPSEGVDGERFSYAPRLGLWRGCTSANGDIVVGEMRLRAMLSSADVTSELHRALGTAWDEELEPYRSGDEGAQVTWLRRDVG; encoded by the coding sequence ATGCGCGCATCCAACCAATTCGCGGATGCCACGGCGGGGGTGATCTATGTCCACTCCTCACCGGCGGCGGTGTGCCCGCACATCGAGTGGGCACTGGCCGACATCCTCGACTGCCGGCCCGATCTCTCGTGGACGGGCCAGCCCGCCGCACCGGGGCTGCTGCGCACCTGCGTCGACTGGGTCGGGCCCGTGGGCACGGCCGCGCGACTGGCCGACGTGCTGCGGTCGTGGCCGATGCTCCGCTTCGAGATCACCGAGAATCCCAGCGAGGGCGTCGACGGCGAACGTTTCAGCTACGCCCCCCGACTGGGTCTGTGGCGCGGGTGCACCAGCGCCAACGGCGACATCGTCGTCGGAGAGATGCGTCTGCGCGCCATGCTGTCCTCCGCCGATGTCACGAGCGAACTGCACCGCGCCCTCGGAACGGCATGGGACGAAGAGCTCGAGCCGTACCGCAGCGGCGACGAAGGCGCGCAGGTGACGTGGCTCCGCCGGGACGTCGGCTGA
- a CDS encoding acyl-CoA carboxylase subunit beta translates to MTILDPATLRETTVDPRDPLARLEKLFDPGSLELLHTRDKSGVLAAVGEVDGIRTVAYCSDATVMGGAMGVEGCKHIVSAIDHAIDHEIPVVGIFHSGGARLAEGVEALHAVGLVFEAMVRASGLIPQISVVLGFAAGGAAYGPALTDIVIMAPEGRVFVTGPDVVRSVTGEQVDMESLGGPDTHTKKSGVAHIAAHDEADALHRARRLVSMLAEQGEFDVVAATLGDTDLRALMPASPRRAYDVRPIVHQLLDNVDGESSFEELQAGWARSIVTGFGRLGGRTVGVIANNPLRLGGCLNSESAEKSARFVRMCNAFGVPLVVIVDVPGYLPGVSQEWEGVVRRGAKLLHAFAEAKVPRVTLVTRKIYGGAYIAMNSRALGATAVYAWPESEVAVMGAKAAVGILHKKALAAAPEEEREALHDRLAAEHEAIAGGVGRAMAIGVVDEMIDPATTRSTLAAALAAAPAVRGRHKNIPL, encoded by the coding sequence ATGACCATCCTGGATCCAGCCACCCTGCGTGAGACGACGGTGGACCCGAGAGATCCGTTGGCCCGTCTCGAGAAACTGTTCGACCCGGGCAGCCTGGAACTGCTGCACACCCGCGACAAGTCGGGCGTCCTCGCCGCCGTCGGCGAGGTCGACGGCATCCGCACCGTCGCATACTGCTCCGATGCCACCGTCATGGGCGGAGCCATGGGCGTCGAGGGATGCAAGCACATCGTCTCCGCCATCGACCACGCCATCGACCACGAGATCCCCGTGGTCGGCATCTTCCACTCCGGTGGCGCGCGTCTGGCCGAGGGCGTCGAAGCCCTCCACGCCGTCGGCCTGGTCTTCGAGGCCATGGTCCGCGCGTCCGGTCTGATCCCCCAGATCTCCGTCGTTCTCGGCTTCGCGGCCGGCGGTGCCGCCTACGGCCCGGCCCTGACCGACATCGTCATCATGGCCCCCGAGGGCCGTGTCTTCGTCACCGGACCGGACGTGGTCCGCAGCGTCACCGGTGAGCAGGTCGACATGGAGTCGCTCGGCGGCCCCGACACGCACACCAAGAAGTCCGGTGTCGCGCACATCGCCGCGCACGACGAGGCCGACGCCCTGCACCGGGCCCGCCGCCTGGTGTCGATGCTGGCCGAGCAGGGCGAATTCGACGTCGTCGCAGCGACACTCGGCGACACCGACCTGCGGGCGCTGATGCCCGCCTCGCCGCGACGCGCATACGACGTGCGGCCGATCGTCCACCAGTTGCTCGACAACGTCGACGGCGAGTCCTCCTTCGAGGAACTGCAGGCCGGCTGGGCCCGCAGCATCGTCACCGGCTTCGGCCGTCTCGGCGGCCGCACGGTCGGGGTCATCGCCAACAACCCGCTGCGCCTCGGCGGCTGCCTCAACTCCGAGAGCGCCGAGAAGTCAGCGCGTTTCGTGCGGATGTGCAACGCCTTCGGTGTTCCGCTCGTCGTCATCGTCGACGTTCCCGGTTACCTTCCCGGTGTGAGCCAGGAGTGGGAGGGTGTCGTGCGACGCGGCGCCAAGCTGCTCCACGCGTTCGCCGAGGCGAAGGTTCCCCGTGTCACGCTGGTGACGCGCAAGATCTACGGCGGCGCGTACATCGCGATGAACTCCCGGGCGCTCGGGGCCACCGCCGTCTACGCGTGGCCGGAGTCCGAGGTGGCCGTGATGGGCGCGAAGGCCGCTGTGGGCATCCTCCACAAGAAGGCCCTCGCCGCGGCTCCCGAGGAAGAGCGTGAGGCGCTGCACGACCGTCTCGCCGCCGAACACGAGGCGATCGCCGGTGGCGTCGGTCGTGCGATGGCCATCGGTGTGGTCGACGAGATGATCGATCCCGCCACCACGCGCAGCACCCTGGCCGCCGCGCTCGCCGCCGCACCCGCGGTTCGCGGACGGCACAAGAATATTCCGCTCTGA
- a CDS encoding KasA/KasB family beta-ketoacyl-ACP synthase, translating into MSSAVTSPSPRALRNVVVTSLAATTSIAGDVDATWKALLAGESGIGTIDGGFVDEFDLPVRIGGTLKVSPDEGLSRVELRRMSFVERLALTLGRTVWQNAGSPEVDQDRLGVVIGTGLGGGESLIDAVDKLRAGGYRKVSPFAVQMIMPNGPSATVGLELGARAGVITPVSACSSGSEAIANAFRMIAFGDADIVVTGGVEGQLDAVATAGFAMMRALSTRNEAPKGASRPFDKDRDGFVFGEAGALMVLESEEHAKARGATIHARILGAGITSDGYHIVAPDPEGTGAARAMRRAIETAGLTKADIGHVNAHATATPIGDVAEAKAINAAVGNHAAIYAPKSALGHSIGAVGALEAVLTVLALRDGVIPPTLNLENQDPEIDLDVVKGEPRSGRIDFALNNSFGFGGHNVALAFGRA; encoded by the coding sequence ATGAGTTCTGCTGTGACCTCCCCTTCTCCTCGGGCACTCCGCAACGTCGTCGTCACCAGCCTCGCGGCTACGACGTCGATCGCCGGCGACGTGGACGCCACCTGGAAAGCACTGCTGGCCGGTGAGAGCGGGATCGGCACCATCGACGGCGGATTCGTCGACGAGTTCGACCTCCCGGTGCGCATCGGCGGAACCCTGAAGGTCAGCCCCGACGAGGGACTGTCCCGGGTGGAACTCCGTCGCATGAGCTTCGTCGAGCGCCTCGCGCTCACCCTCGGGCGCACCGTCTGGCAGAACGCCGGCAGCCCCGAAGTCGACCAGGACCGTCTCGGTGTGGTCATCGGTACGGGCCTCGGTGGCGGCGAGTCGCTCATCGACGCCGTCGACAAGCTCCGTGCCGGCGGCTACCGCAAGGTCTCGCCCTTCGCGGTGCAGATGATCATGCCGAACGGACCGTCGGCCACCGTCGGGCTCGAACTCGGTGCTCGCGCAGGGGTCATCACCCCGGTCTCGGCGTGCTCGTCCGGATCCGAGGCGATCGCCAACGCGTTCCGCATGATCGCCTTCGGCGACGCCGACATCGTCGTCACCGGTGGTGTCGAGGGTCAGCTGGACGCGGTCGCCACCGCGGGCTTCGCGATGATGCGGGCGCTGAGCACCCGCAACGAGGCCCCGAAGGGCGCCTCGCGTCCGTTCGACAAGGACCGCGACGGTTTCGTCTTCGGCGAGGCCGGCGCACTGATGGTCCTCGAGAGCGAGGAGCACGCCAAGGCACGCGGAGCGACCATCCACGCTCGTATCCTCGGCGCCGGCATCACCTCCGACGGTTACCACATCGTCGCCCCCGATCCGGAAGGTACGGGAGCGGCTCGGGCCATGCGGCGAGCGATCGAGACCGCCGGGCTCACCAAGGCCGACATCGGGCACGTCAACGCGCACGCGACGGCCACCCCGATCGGCGACGTGGCCGAAGCCAAGGCCATCAACGCGGCCGTGGGCAACCACGCCGCGATCTACGCCCCCAAGTCCGCGCTCGGTCATTCGATCGGTGCGGTGGGTGCACTCGAAGCAGTACTCACGGTCCTGGCTCTGCGTGACGGGGTCATCCCGCCCACGCTGAATCTCGAGAACCAGGATCCAGAGATCGATCTCGACGTGGTCAAGGGCGAACCACGTTCCGGCCGGATCGATTTCGCGCTGAACAACTCGTTCGGTTTCGGTGGGCACAACGTGGCGCTCGCATTCGGTCGCGCCTGA
- the acpM gene encoding meromycolate extension acyl carrier protein AcpM yields the protein MAATQEEIIAGLAEIIEEVTGIEPSEVTVDKSFVDDLDIDSLSMVEIAVQTEDKYGVKIPDEDLAGLRTVGDAVNYIQKLEAAGVQATNDNE from the coding sequence GTGGCCGCCACCCAGGAAGAAATCATCGCCGGTCTCGCGGAGATCATCGAAGAGGTCACCGGCATCGAGCCCTCCGAGGTGACCGTCGACAAGTCCTTCGTCGACGACCTCGACATCGACTCGCTGTCCATGGTCGAGATCGCCGTCCAGACCGAGGACAAGTACGGCGTGAAGATCCCTGACGAGGATCTCGCCGGTCTGCGCACCGTCGGTGACGCCGTGAACTACATCCAGAAGCTCGAGGCCGCAGGCGTTCAGGCCACGAACGACAACGAATGA
- a CDS encoding ACP S-malonyltransferase yields MISLLAPGQGSQTPGMLAPWLEQSGARDRIDRWSQTAGLDLARLGTTATAEEITDTAVTQPLVVASALLAFEDLDRRGLVPADTIVAGHSVGELAAAAIAGVISADDAVALAAVRGAEMARACALEPTGMSAVLGGAEDEVLARLAELDLAPANMNAAGQIVAAGRLSALEELAANPPEKARVRALPVAGAFHTRFMAPAQDAVAAAAAKITPSDPTHTLLSNYDGKPVTSGADALERLAAQVTRPVRWDLCTAYLRAAQVSRIVELPPAGTLVGIAKREMRGTPTVALKTPAEISALAESLQLG; encoded by the coding sequence GTGATTTCGCTGCTTGCCCCCGGCCAGGGGTCTCAGACACCCGGAATGCTCGCCCCGTGGCTCGAGCAGTCCGGAGCGCGCGACCGGATCGACCGGTGGTCGCAGACGGCGGGACTGGATCTCGCGCGTCTCGGCACCACTGCCACCGCCGAGGAGATCACCGACACCGCGGTGACCCAGCCGCTCGTGGTGGCCTCCGCCCTGCTCGCCTTCGAGGATCTCGACCGTCGCGGCCTCGTGCCCGCCGACACGATCGTCGCCGGCCACTCCGTCGGCGAACTCGCAGCGGCCGCCATCGCGGGTGTCATCAGCGCCGACGACGCCGTCGCCCTCGCCGCCGTCCGCGGAGCCGAGATGGCCCGCGCCTGCGCCCTCGAACCCACCGGAATGTCCGCCGTCCTCGGCGGCGCCGAGGACGAGGTGCTCGCGCGCCTCGCCGAGTTGGATCTGGCCCCCGCAAACATGAATGCGGCCGGTCAGATCGTCGCAGCCGGGCGCCTGAGTGCGCTCGAGGAACTCGCTGCGAACCCGCCCGAGAAGGCCCGCGTCCGCGCCCTGCCGGTCGCCGGTGCCTTCCACACCCGATTCATGGCACCCGCCCAGGACGCCGTGGCTGCCGCCGCGGCGAAGATCACACCATCGGATCCGACGCACACGCTGCTGTCGAACTACGACGGCAAGCCCGTCACCTCCGGAGCCGACGCCCTCGAACGTCTCGCAGCTCAGGTCACCCGGCCCGTCCGGTGGGACCTGTGCACCGCCTACCTGCGCGCGGCGCAGGTGAGCCGGATCGTCGAGCTTCCCCCCGCCGGCACGCTGGTGGGCATCGCCAAGCGCGAGATGCGCGGCACGCCCACCGTCGCCCTCAAGACCCCCGCGGAGATCTCCGCTCTGGCCGAAAGTCTTCAACTCGGTTAG
- a CDS encoding PucR family transcriptional regulator, with protein MVDEPQPRRTGQVPGVHRERPVPPSRPERAPLPDALLRRVKQFSGRLSTEAVHVMQEQLPFFADLDASQRSTVQLVIQTSVVDFLEWVRNPDSDLRFSLDAFQMIPQDLARRLTLRQTVDMVRAAMEFFEQWLPALARNEEQLVALTEAILRYGRELGFAAAAVYAGAAESRGAWDTRLEALVVDAVVRGDTGPDMQSRAATLNWDATAPATVIVGTPPPDQGVSVITTVHTVAQEHGRAALAVVQGERLVMVVSGELHGTVDAADFRSELMRAFSDDPVVIGPTTPTLATAHVSAVEALAGMEAVVGWPGAPRPVHAAELLPERALLGDPGAIAALEDFVVAPLAAAGPSLADTLDAYLDSGGAVETCARKLFVHPNTVRYRLKRITEVTGRDPTNPRDAYVLRIAATVGRLARSHNELRSPAPPVTRFTIRESDT; from the coding sequence ATGGTCGACGAGCCGCAACCCCGCCGGACCGGGCAGGTACCGGGCGTTCACAGGGAACGCCCGGTACCGCCGTCCCGTCCCGAGCGGGCACCGCTGCCCGACGCGCTGCTCCGTCGGGTCAAGCAGTTCTCGGGGCGACTGTCCACCGAAGCGGTACACGTCATGCAGGAGCAGTTGCCCTTCTTCGCCGATCTCGACGCGTCGCAGCGGTCGACCGTGCAGCTGGTGATCCAGACGTCGGTGGTCGACTTCCTCGAGTGGGTGCGCAATCCCGACAGCGACCTGCGCTTCAGCCTCGACGCCTTCCAGATGATCCCGCAGGATCTCGCCCGGCGACTGACGCTGCGCCAGACGGTGGACATGGTCCGCGCGGCGATGGAGTTCTTCGAGCAGTGGCTGCCGGCCCTCGCCCGCAACGAGGAACAGCTCGTGGCGCTCACCGAGGCGATCCTGCGGTACGGGCGCGAGCTCGGTTTCGCTGCCGCGGCGGTGTACGCGGGGGCGGCCGAGTCGCGGGGCGCCTGGGACACGCGGCTCGAGGCCCTCGTCGTCGACGCCGTGGTGCGTGGGGACACCGGGCCCGACATGCAGTCGCGGGCCGCGACCCTCAACTGGGACGCGACCGCCCCGGCGACGGTGATAGTCGGTACTCCCCCGCCCGACCAGGGCGTCTCGGTGATCACCACCGTGCACACCGTCGCCCAGGAGCACGGTCGCGCGGCTCTCGCGGTGGTGCAGGGCGAACGCCTGGTGATGGTGGTCAGCGGTGAACTGCACGGGACGGTCGACGCGGCGGACTTCCGCTCCGAGTTGATGCGCGCGTTCTCCGACGATCCGGTGGTGATCGGTCCGACGACACCGACGCTGGCGACCGCACACGTCTCCGCCGTCGAAGCGCTCGCCGGCATGGAGGCGGTCGTGGGGTGGCCGGGGGCTCCCCGGCCGGTGCACGCCGCCGAGCTGTTGCCCGAACGTGCGCTGCTCGGTGATCCCGGCGCGATCGCCGCGCTCGAGGACTTCGTCGTCGCCCCGCTCGCAGCCGCCGGGCCGTCCCTCGCGGACACGCTGGACGCATACCTCGACAGTGGGGGCGCTGTCGAGACTTGCGCCCGGAAGCTGTTTGTTCATCCAAATACCGTGCGGTATCGATTGAAGCGGATCACAGAAGTAACGGGTCGGGATCCCACAAATCCTCGCGATGCGTACGTGCTTCGAATCGCTGCCACGGTAGGCCGCCTGGCACGAAGCCATAACGAATTGAGATCGCCTGCACCACCTGTCACACGATTCACAATTCGCGAATCGGACACGTAA
- the aceE gene encoding pyruvate dehydrogenase (acetyl-transferring), homodimeric type, with translation MTDLIHGSDSREGAAPGASGPDSSAKPASTKDNRVRVIREGVASYLPDIDPAETEEWLESFDGMLEAAGPTRARYLLLRMLERANERKVSLPALTSTDYVNTIPTESEPWFPGDEEVERRFRAYIRWNAAIMVTRAQRPGVGVGGHISTYASSAALYEVGFNHFFRGKDHPGGGDQVFIQGHASPGIYARAFLEGRIGTEQLDGFRQEHSHASLGGGLPSYPHPRLLPTFWEFPTVSMGLGPMNAIYQARFNHYLHDRGIKDTSDQHVWAFLGDGEMDEPESRGLAHVAATEGLDNLTFVVNCNLQRLDGPVRGNGKIIQELESFFRGSGWNVIKVVWGREWDALLHADKDGALVNLMNATPDGDYQTYKANDGAFVREHFFGRDPRTKELVKDLSDQQIWNLKRGGHDYRKIYAAYKAAMEHKGQPTVILAHTIKGYTLGKHFEGRNATHQMKKLTLEDLKYFRDIQRIPISDEELEKDPKMPPYYHPGFESPEIQYMLERRRALGGFLPERRTTAKPLALPAEKTYDVVRKGSGKQEVATTMATVRVLKELLRDKEIGKRIVPIIPDEARTFGMDSWFPSLKIYNRNGQLYTSVDADLMLAYKESEVGQILHEGINEAGSTASFTAVGTSYATQGEPMIPVYIFYSMFGFQRTGDGLWAAADQMARGFALGATAGRTTLTGEGLQHADGHSLLLASTNPAAVTYDPAFSYEIAHIFRDGLRRMYGGTEGVDGFGGEDVFYYITIYNEPYSQPAEPEDLDVEGLLKGIYLYKRGPESGPKAQILVSGVMMPEALRAQKMLADEWGVSADVWSVTSWGELRRDGVECDRQALLNPGEEASVPYVASVLNDAAGPFVAVSDWMRAVPDQIRKWVPGDYTVLGADGFGFSDTRGAARRVFNIDAESTVVAVLSALGREGAIDREKAVEAARTYKIDDVTAAPVSMADPGVA, from the coding sequence TTGACAGACCTGATCCACGGATCCGACTCCCGAGAAGGCGCCGCACCGGGCGCGTCGGGACCGGATTCCTCGGCCAAGCCGGCATCGACCAAGGACAACCGTGTCCGGGTGATCCGCGAGGGTGTGGCCTCCTATCTGCCGGACATCGATCCGGCGGAGACCGAAGAGTGGCTCGAGTCGTTCGACGGGATGCTCGAGGCCGCGGGCCCCACCCGCGCGCGCTACCTGCTGCTGCGCATGCTCGAGCGTGCCAACGAGCGCAAGGTCTCCCTTCCCGCCCTGACCTCCACCGACTACGTCAACACCATCCCCACCGAGAGCGAGCCGTGGTTCCCCGGTGACGAGGAGGTCGAGCGTCGCTTCCGGGCGTACATCCGGTGGAACGCGGCGATCATGGTCACCCGCGCGCAGCGCCCGGGTGTCGGCGTCGGTGGTCACATCTCCACCTACGCGTCGTCCGCCGCCCTGTACGAGGTCGGCTTCAACCACTTCTTCCGCGGCAAGGACCACCCCGGCGGCGGCGACCAGGTCTTCATCCAGGGCCACGCCTCCCCCGGTATCTACGCCCGAGCCTTCCTCGAGGGCCGCATCGGCACGGAGCAGCTCGACGGCTTCCGTCAGGAGCACAGCCACGCCTCGCTCGGCGGCGGCCTGCCCTCGTACCCGCACCCGCGCCTGCTCCCGACCTTCTGGGAGTTCCCGACCGTGTCCATGGGCCTGGGCCCGATGAACGCGATCTACCAGGCACGGTTCAATCACTACCTGCACGACCGGGGCATCAAGGACACCTCCGATCAGCACGTCTGGGCGTTCCTCGGCGACGGCGAGATGGACGAGCCGGAGTCGCGCGGTCTGGCGCACGTCGCGGCCACCGAGGGTCTCGACAACCTGACCTTCGTCGTCAACTGCAACCTGCAGCGTCTCGACGGCCCGGTGCGCGGCAACGGCAAGATCATCCAGGAGCTGGAGTCGTTCTTCCGCGGCTCCGGCTGGAACGTCATCAAGGTCGTGTGGGGCCGCGAGTGGGACGCCCTGCTGCACGCCGACAAGGACGGCGCACTGGTCAATCTCATGAACGCCACCCCCGACGGCGACTACCAGACCTACAAGGCCAACGACGGCGCGTTCGTGCGCGAGCACTTCTTCGGCCGCGACCCGCGGACGAAGGAACTGGTCAAGGACCTGTCCGACCAGCAGATCTGGAACCTCAAGCGCGGTGGCCACGACTACCGCAAGATCTACGCGGCCTACAAGGCGGCGATGGAGCACAAGGGTCAGCCGACGGTGATCCTCGCGCACACCATCAAGGGCTACACGCTCGGTAAGCACTTCGAGGGCCGCAACGCGACCCACCAGATGAAGAAGCTCACCCTCGAGGACCTCAAGTACTTCCGCGACATCCAGCGGATCCCGATCTCGGACGAAGAGCTCGAGAAGGATCCGAAGATGCCGCCGTACTACCACCCCGGCTTCGAGTCGCCCGAGATCCAGTACATGCTCGAGCGTCGCCGGGCCCTCGGCGGTTTCCTTCCGGAGCGCCGCACCACCGCGAAGCCGTTGGCGCTGCCCGCGGAGAAGACCTACGACGTCGTCCGCAAGGGTTCGGGCAAGCAGGAGGTCGCCACCACCATGGCGACGGTCCGTGTGCTCAAGGAACTGTTGCGCGACAAGGAGATCGGCAAGCGCATCGTGCCGATCATCCCGGACGAGGCCCGCACCTTCGGTATGGACTCGTGGTTCCCGTCGCTGAAAATCTACAACCGCAACGGTCAGCTGTACACCTCGGTCGACGCCGATCTGATGCTTGCCTACAAGGAGAGCGAAGTCGGGCAGATCCTGCACGAGGGCATCAACGAGGCCGGTTCGACGGCGTCGTTCACGGCGGTCGGGACGTCCTACGCAACGCAGGGCGAGCCGATGATCCCCGTGTACATCTTCTACTCGATGTTCGGTTTCCAGCGCACGGGCGACGGCCTGTGGGCGGCGGCCGACCAGATGGCACGCGGGTTCGCCCTCGGCGCGACGGCCGGTCGCACCACGCTGACCGGTGAGGGCCTGCAGCACGCCGACGGGCACTCGCTGCTGCTCGCGTCGACCAACCCGGCCGCGGTCACCTACGACCCGGCGTTCTCCTACGAGATCGCCCACATCTTCCGCGACGGTCTGCGGCGGATGTACGGCGGCACGGAGGGTGTCGACGGCTTCGGCGGTGAGGACGTCTTCTACTACATCACCATCTACAACGAGCCGTACTCGCAGCCGGCCGAGCCGGAGGATCTCGACGTCGAGGGCCTTCTCAAGGGCATCTACCTGTACAAGCGGGGACCGGAGTCGGGTCCGAAGGCGCAGATCCTGGTCTCGGGCGTGATGATGCCCGAGGCGCTGCGTGCGCAGAAGATGCTCGCCGACGAATGGGGAGTGTCTGCGGACGTCTGGTCCGTCACTTCGTGGGGCGAGCTGCGCCGCGACGGCGTCGAGTGCGACCGCCAGGCGCTGCTGAACCCCGGTGAGGAAGCCTCGGTGCCGTACGTCGCGTCGGTGCTCAACGACGCGGCGGGTCCGTTCGTCGCGGTGTCCGACTGGATGCGCGCGGTGCCCGATCAGATCCGCAAGTGGGTTCCGGGCGACTACACGGTGCTCGGCGCCGACGGCTTCGGCTTCTCCGACACCCGTGGCGCCGCCCGCCGCGTGTTCAACATCGACGCCGAGTCCACGGTGGTCGCGGTGCTCTCGGCACTCGGCCGCGAAGGCGCGATCGATCGTGAGAAGGCCGTCGAGGCGGCCCGCACCTACAAGATCGACGACGTGACGGCCGCCCCGGTCTCGATGGCGGATCCGGGCGTCGCCTGA